The Campylobacter sp. CNRCH_2014_0184h genome includes a window with the following:
- a CDS encoding anaerobic C4-dicarboxylate transporter: MEMLTSLSEGTQFSIQLAVVLICLFYGAKKGGIALGLLGGIGLLVLSFGFAVAPGKPSIDVMLTILAVVVASATLQASGGLDVMLQIAERVLRKNPKFLTILAPFVTCFLTMLCGTGHVVYTMMPIIYDIAIKNGIRPERPMAASSISSQLGVIASPVSVAVVSLTALLLNPEINKHPLAGFDGYVDLLAITIPSTLVGVLAIGIFSWFRGKDLDKDEEFQARIKDPEQREYIYGDSKTLLGQKLPTIQWVAMWIFLGAIAIVAILGAFPELRPQFTSKGITKPMNMVAVIQMFMLLAGAALIIFTKLDASKIAKNEIFKSGMIALVAVFGISWMADTMFAVHTPMMKESLGNIVIEHPWTYAVMLLLISKFVNSQAAAIAAFVPLALGIGVEPGIIIAFAAACYGYYILPTYPSDLATIQFDRSGTTKIGKFVINHSFILPGLIGVIVSCIVGYFLALGAGYL, encoded by the coding sequence ATGGAAATGCTAACTAGCCTTAGCGAAGGCACTCAATTTAGTATCCAACTAGCCGTAGTTCTCATTTGTCTTTTTTATGGGGCAAAAAAAGGCGGTATCGCTCTAGGTTTGTTAGGCGGTATAGGTTTATTAGTTTTAAGTTTTGGTTTTGCTGTAGCACCTGGAAAACCTTCTATTGATGTTATGCTTACTATCTTAGCTGTTGTTGTTGCTAGTGCAACTTTACAAGCTAGTGGTGGTTTAGATGTAATGTTGCAAATTGCAGAAAGAGTTTTAAGAAAAAATCCTAAATTTTTAACCATCTTAGCTCCTTTTGTAACTTGCTTTCTGACCATGCTTTGTGGAACCGGACATGTTGTTTATACTATGATGCCTATTATTTATGACATTGCTATTAAAAACGGCATACGCCCAGAAAGACCAATGGCTGCTTCTAGCATTTCTTCTCAACTTGGAGTTATAGCAAGTCCTGTTTCAGTTGCTGTTGTAAGCTTAACCGCATTGCTTTTAAATCCAGAAATTAATAAACATCCTTTAGCAGGATTTGATGGCTATGTAGATTTACTTGCTATTACTATACCTTCTACTTTAGTTGGCGTTTTAGCTATAGGAATTTTTTCTTGGTTTAGAGGAAAAGATCTTGATAAAGATGAAGAATTTCAAGCTAGAATTAAAGATCCAGAACAAAGAGAATACATCTATGGTGATAGCAAAACTCTTCTTGGACAAAAACTTCCAACTATTCAATGGGTAGCTATGTGGATTTTCTTAGGTGCTATTGCAATAGTGGCTATACTTGGAGCCTTCCCAGAACTTAGACCACAATTTACCTCAAAAGGCATTACTAAACCTATGAATATGGTTGCAGTAATTCAAATGTTCATGCTTTTAGCAGGTGCGGCACTTATCATCTTTACTAAGCTTGATGCAAGTAAAATTGCAAAAAATGAAATTTTTAAATCAGGTATGATAGCTTTAGTAGCTGTTTTTGGAATTTCTTGGATGGCAGATACTATGTTTGCAGTACACACTCCTATGATGAAAGAATCTTTAGGAAATATTGTTATAGAACACCCTTGGACTTATGCAGTTATGCTTTTATTAATTTCTAAATTTGTTAATTCTCAAGCAGCAGCAATTGCAGCTTTTGTGCCACTTGCATTAGGTATTGGTGTTGAACCAGGTATTATCATTGCTTTTGCAGCAGCTTGTTATGGATATTATATTTTACCAACCTATCCAAGCGATCTTGCAACTATACAATTTGATAGATCAGGTACTACAAAAATAGGTAAATTTGTTATCAATCACAGCTTTATCTTACCAGGTTTAATTGGTGTAATTGTTTCTTGTATAGTAGGTTATTTCTTAGCTTTAGGTGCAGGATATTTATAA
- a CDS encoding aryl-sulfate sulfotransferase, producing the protein MKIKKIISLSLLASMVLAPNLALAVGGVSGAKIDYQVQGKIGAIKLNPYGLSPLSAVIVDGGYELSDVSVTIVPKPNGQTISYKVSSNKIKTYGGIPIFGLYPSYLNTVKVSYTKSAFGKSEKVIDEVYKIATGGVNIEPSGSLMQRGVPFEKVEVLKVDKEFEDRLYLVNNTPGKYSAKSSQAIWNNPSGGALEWDEASNAFIVDTKGEIRWYLDNDKLMDKNNIYNRGIMMGFRQNSDGALSFGFGQRYVKYDLMGREIFNRILPSSYIDFSHSMSQMPNGNYLLRVALANVKRPDGKNVRSVRDVIIEVDKNGNVVDEWRLFEILDPYRANIIKVLDQGAVCLNVDVSKAGKTLSNEELAKMDTSEIFGDIAGTGVGRNWAHVNSIDYDPSDDSIIISSRHQSAIIKIGRDKKVKWILGAHKGWGEKYKKALLQPIDKNGKNIICEDDYSKCPGYKNMEGGFDFIWTQHTAFRIDEKSNKRYIYITAFDNGDARAITQPAFASMKYSRAVVYKIDQKNKTVEQIWEYGKQRGNKWFSPITSLVEYYKDKNSIMVYSASAGMAFDLSKGVAIGEPKPEIDEFKWGAKEPSVQIRFSGASTGYQAMPIDLEKAFK; encoded by the coding sequence ATGAAAATTAAAAAAATCATCAGCTTAAGCTTGCTAGCTAGCATGGTTTTAGCGCCAAATTTAGCTTTAGCTGTAGGTGGAGTAAGCGGAGCTAAGATAGACTATCAAGTGCAAGGAAAAATTGGAGCTATAAAGCTCAATCCTTATGGTTTATCCCCGCTTAGTGCTGTGATTGTAGATGGAGGATATGAGTTAAGTGATGTGAGTGTGACTATAGTTCCAAAGCCAAATGGACAAACTATATCTTATAAGGTAAGTTCTAATAAAATTAAAACTTATGGAGGAATTCCTATTTTTGGACTTTATCCATCGTATTTAAACACAGTAAAAGTAAGCTATACTAAAAGTGCTTTTGGAAAAAGTGAAAAAGTAATAGATGAGGTATATAAAATAGCAACAGGTGGGGTAAATATAGAGCCAAGTGGAAGTCTTATGCAAAGAGGTGTGCCTTTTGAAAAAGTGGAAGTACTTAAAGTAGATAAAGAATTTGAAGATAGATTATATCTAGTAAATAATACTCCAGGAAAATACAGCGCAAAAAGCTCTCAAGCTATATGGAATAATCCAAGTGGTGGTGCTTTAGAATGGGATGAGGCTTCTAATGCCTTCATTGTCGATACAAAGGGTGAAATTCGTTGGTATTTAGATAATGATAAGCTAATGGATAAAAATAATATTTATAATCGTGGTATTATGATGGGCTTTAGACAAAACTCAGATGGGGCATTAAGCTTTGGGTTTGGTCAAAGATATGTAAAATATGATTTAATGGGTAGAGAAATTTTTAACCGCATTTTACCTTCTTCTTATATAGATTTTTCTCATTCTATGAGTCAAATGCCAAATGGTAATTATCTTTTAAGAGTAGCTTTGGCTAATGTTAAGCGTCCTGATGGTAAAAATGTGCGCTCAGTGCGTGATGTGATAATAGAAGTTGATAAAAATGGCAATGTGGTAGATGAGTGGAGGCTTTTTGAAATTTTAGATCCATATAGAGCTAATATTATCAAAGTTTTAGATCAAGGTGCAGTTTGTTTAAATGTAGATGTTTCAAAAGCGGGTAAAACTCTAAGCAATGAAGAATTAGCCAAAATGGATACAAGTGAAATTTTTGGGGATATAGCAGGCACTGGAGTAGGGCGTAACTGGGCTCATGTAAATAGCATAGATTATGATCCAAGTGATGATAGCATTATCATTTCAAGTCGTCATCAAAGCGCTATTATAAAAATCGGCCGTGATAAAAAAGTAAAATGGATATTAGGAGCGCATAAGGGCTGGGGAGAAAAGTATAAAAAAGCACTTTTACAACCCATTGATAAAAATGGCAAAAATATAATTTGTGAAGATGATTATAGTAAATGTCCTGGTTATAAAAATATGGAAGGTGGCTTTGATTTTATATGGACACAACACACTGCTTTTAGAATAGATGAAAAATCTAATAAAAGATATATTTACATTACAGCTTTTGATAATGGCGATGCAAGAGCTATAACACAACCTGCTTTTGCTTCGATGAAATATTCAAGAGCGGTTGTATATAAAATAGATCAAAAAAATAAAACCGTAGAGCAAATTTGGGAATATGGCAAACAAAGAGGTAATAAATGGTTTTCGCCTATTACTTCTTTAGTTGAGTATTATAAAGATAAAAATTCGATTATGGTTTATAGTGCTAGTGCTGGTATGGCTTTTGATTTAAGCAAGGGTGTTGCTATAGGAGAACCAAAACCTGAAATAGATGAGTTTAAATGGGGAGCTAAAGAACCTTCAGTACAAATTCGCTTTAGTGGAGCAAGTACTGGTTATCAGGCTATGCCTATTGATTTAGAAAAAGCATTTAAATAA